From a region of the Acidimicrobiales bacterium genome:
- a CDS encoding ABC transporter ATP-binding protein has product MTAPILSARSVTKWFGGVVAVSDVSFDLGPGVTALLGPNGAGKSTLLRMLAGLTSPSSGSVEILGVDPRLDPAVRGRMGLVPQQDGLFERLTAREFVSVAAATQGLEDTGPAAARALATVNLDPDDTRPCRTYSKGMRQRVKIAQAIVHDPDVLLLDEPLNGLDPVQRRHLIDVFRRLAADGRCVVVSSHVLDEVARIGNRVLVIAQGRLAAAGDYRRLRELMDDRPHRIRVECDDPRRLAAVVMAQPATSSVRLEGDDRVLVDTVDLDSFGRSIASMALSAGVTLRALEPLDDDLESVFRYLVQP; this is encoded by the coding sequence ATGACGGCACCCATCTTGTCGGCGCGCTCGGTCACCAAGTGGTTCGGCGGCGTCGTGGCGGTATCTGATGTGTCGTTCGACCTGGGGCCGGGCGTCACCGCACTGTTGGGACCCAACGGGGCGGGTAAGTCGACACTGCTACGAATGTTGGCCGGGCTCACCTCGCCGTCCAGCGGCTCGGTCGAGATCTTGGGGGTCGACCCACGCCTCGATCCGGCGGTGCGTGGCCGCATGGGTCTGGTGCCCCAACAAGACGGGCTCTTCGAGCGCCTCACCGCGCGAGAGTTCGTGAGCGTGGCCGCCGCCACCCAGGGGCTGGAAGACACAGGGCCCGCGGCAGCAAGGGCGCTGGCGACGGTGAATCTCGACCCCGACGACACCCGCCCATGTCGCACGTACAGCAAGGGGATGCGCCAAAGGGTCAAGATCGCCCAGGCCATCGTGCACGACCCCGATGTGCTGTTGCTGGACGAGCCGTTGAACGGGCTCGACCCCGTGCAGCGCCGCCATCTCATCGATGTATTCAGGCGCCTGGCCGCCGACGGAAGGTGCGTGGTCGTCTCCAGCCACGTACTCGACGAGGTCGCCCGCATCGGCAACCGGGTTCTGGTCATAGCTCAGGGCCGCCTGGCAGCCGCCGGCGACTATCGGCGCCTCCGCGAGCTCATGGACGACAGGCCTCACCGGATTCGCGTCGAGTGCGACGACCCGCGCCGTCTGGCGGCCGTCGTGATGGCCCAACCTGCCACCTCCAGCGTGCGGCTCGAGGGCGATGATCGGGTGCTGGTCGATACCGTCGACCTGGACTCCTTCGGCCGCTCGATCGCTTCGATGGCCCTGTCGGCTGGTGTGACGCTGCGGGCATTGGAACCCCTCGACGACGATCTCGAGTCGGTATTTCGGTACCTGGTGCAGCCATGA
- a CDS encoding ABC transporter permease has product MTSPSADGFDDTRIVDRGYRTYDGVRRGQLGAAATISAQGMRAVLGLGRRARSKAVPVVCIVIAFLPAVVFVGIAALLPVEVLEAAEVANYSGYYGIIVLALVLFTAFVAPEALTGDRRSGMLGLYLTTPVSRLGYLAAKTVAVMLILSIVTIGPLVLNLIGYSFEGAGPGGIVDTVELLVRMFVAGMLVTIVYTALSMGVSSLTDRRAWASAGIVVLMILSSVVPSLLVDAADMSDQLMLLNLLVAPLELVVRIYGDTPEFPELSTASLVGACAAWVAVGFATAVAKYRNIGGTR; this is encoded by the coding sequence GTGACCAGCCCTTCGGCCGACGGCTTCGACGACACCCGAATTGTCGATCGGGGCTATCGCACCTACGACGGAGTGCGTCGGGGACAGCTGGGGGCCGCAGCGACCATCTCGGCCCAGGGTATGCGCGCGGTGTTGGGTCTGGGCCGCCGAGCCCGCTCCAAAGCGGTGCCGGTGGTGTGCATCGTCATCGCCTTCTTGCCGGCCGTGGTGTTCGTAGGCATCGCTGCTCTGTTGCCGGTCGAGGTTCTGGAAGCAGCCGAGGTGGCGAACTACTCGGGTTACTACGGCATCATCGTGTTGGCGCTGGTGCTGTTCACCGCGTTCGTGGCCCCAGAAGCCCTAACCGGCGACCGCCGCTCGGGCATGCTGGGTCTGTACCTGACCACACCCGTGTCGCGCCTCGGTTATCTGGCTGCCAAGACCGTTGCGGTCATGCTGATCCTGTCCATCGTCACCATCGGGCCACTGGTGCTGAACCTCATCGGCTACAGCTTCGAGGGTGCCGGACCCGGAGGCATTGTCGACACCGTCGAATTGCTGGTGCGCATGTTCGTTGCGGGGATGCTGGTGACCATCGTCTATACGGCGTTGTCGATGGGTGTGTCTTCCCTGACCGACCGGCGCGCCTGGGCATCAGCGGGCATCGTCGTGCTGATGATCCTCAGCTCGGTGGTGCCCAGCCTGCTGGTCGACGCGGCCGACATGTCTGACCAGCTGATGCTGCTGAACCTGCTGGTTGCACCGCTGGAGCTGGTCGTTCGCATCTATGGGGACACTCCCGAGTTTCCCGAGCTGTCCACAGCGTCGCTGGTCGGGGCGTGTGCCGCATGGGTTGCCGTGGGTTTTGCGACTGCCGTGGCGAAATATCGCAACATCGGAGGCACCCGATGA
- a CDS encoding ABC transporter ATP-binding protein gives MTEAGQTPIITASGLTKRFGDRAALDSLDLSIASGVTALVGANGAGKTTFFNLLMGLLPASSGTLTVRGLDPFGDGPAVRSLLGFSPEHHILPDEMPADEFVRHMAQVRGLPRSEARGRASDALWLVGLGEERFRPLGTMSTGQRQRVKLAQALASDPAIILLDEPTDGLDPFQRDEMLGLISSIRAKVGIDVLVSSHLLEEVERVCDNVVVLDAGRLVAAGSIASVIGGSTPSIRVEFADSAAAISAVDAAVVIGDELLGLGFEVVAERTALLVYGDPDSALAATTELVAKHGVRLHRLGRSRRRLEDVFVDEGVSS, from the coding sequence GTGACCGAGGCCGGGCAGACCCCCATCATCACAGCATCGGGTCTCACCAAGCGTTTCGGAGACCGGGCGGCCTTGGATTCGCTCGACCTCTCGATCGCCTCGGGCGTCACGGCGCTGGTCGGCGCCAACGGAGCGGGCAAGACCACATTCTTCAACCTGCTGATGGGCCTGTTGCCCGCAAGCTCGGGGACATTGACGGTAAGGGGGCTCGACCCGTTCGGCGATGGTCCGGCCGTGAGGTCGCTGCTGGGCTTCTCGCCCGAGCATCACATCCTGCCCGACGAGATGCCCGCAGACGAGTTCGTACGCCACATGGCCCAGGTGAGGGGTTTGCCCCGCTCGGAGGCCAGGGGCCGCGCGTCCGATGCGCTGTGGCTGGTCGGCCTGGGCGAGGAGAGGTTCCGCCCGCTGGGAACGATGTCGACCGGGCAGCGCCAACGGGTGAAATTGGCCCAGGCACTTGCGTCTGATCCAGCCATCATCTTGCTCGACGAACCCACCGACGGGCTCGACCCGTTCCAGCGCGACGAGATGCTGGGGCTGATCTCTTCCATACGGGCCAAGGTCGGCATCGACGTTTTGGTCAGCTCTCACCTTCTGGAGGAAGTTGAGCGCGTGTGCGACAACGTGGTGGTGCTCGATGCAGGGCGACTGGTGGCCGCCGGGTCGATCGCATCGGTGATCGGCGGCTCGACGCCTTCGATCAGGGTCGAATTCGCCGACTCGGCAGCCGCGATCAGCGCGGTCGACGCCGCGGTGGTCATAGGTGACGAGCTGCTCGGTCTGGGGTTCGAGGTCGTAGCCGAACGCACCGCGCTGTTGGTTTACGGAGACCCCGACTCGGCCTTGGCTGCGACCACCGAACTGGTGGCCAAACACGGCGTGAGGCTTCATCGCCTGGGGCGCAGCCGCAGGCGCCTCGAGGACGTCTTCGTCGACGAGGGGGTCAGCTCGTGA
- a CDS encoding ribonucleoside-diphosphate reductase subunit alpha: MTITEGELRNIESGDDAGGTTMRVQKRDGRFEAVNLDKIVKAVERCSGGLSGVDPMRVATRTISGLSDGATTTELDELSIRTAAGLIVSEPNYSKLAARLLATFIDKEVQNQNVYSFSQSIELGYEQGLIGEPILEFVRTHARKLNDAIDPDGNNLFEFFGLRTVYDRYLLRHPDLRSVIETPQYFFMRVACGLSTSPEDAIGFYELMSSLQYLPSSPTLFNSGTIHPQMSSCYLLDSPQDDLISIYDRYTDVARLSKHAGGIGLAYHRVRSRGSLIKGTNGLSNGIIPWLKTLDSSVAAVNQGGKRKGAACVYLETWHADIEDFLELRDNTGDEARRAHNLNLANWVPDLFMERVEKDWQWSLFDPKKVPHLTDLYGDDFRRAYEEAEAQGLYERQVPARNLYSRMMRTLAQTGNGWMTFKDASNTKSNQTGQPGNVIHLSNLCTEILEVTSATETAVCNLGSVNLGRLVRTAGDGSTSFDFERLGEVVRTAVPYLDRVVDINFYPTDEAAASNSRWRPVGLGIMGLQDVFFQMGMAFDSDEARALSTRISEEIYYWALSASCDLAMKNGAHEAFAETRAAQGVLQFDLWDGATVHDGERWEMLKDRIRQHGLRNSLMIAIAPTATIASIAGCYECIEPQVSNLFKRETLSGEFIQINRYLVRELQRRGLWDDDMANAVKRAEGSIQNVEGIPEDLKTIYRTAWEIPMRSLIDMAAARGAFIDQSQSLNLFMESPTIGKLSSMYVHAWKSGLKTTYYLRSRPATRINQTTSGGGTRPTSPEPAPKKTFTDAEALACSLENPESCEACD, translated from the coding sequence GTGACGATCACCGAGGGTGAGCTGAGGAACATCGAGAGTGGCGACGATGCTGGTGGAACCACTATGCGGGTCCAAAAGCGCGACGGCCGTTTCGAGGCGGTGAACCTCGACAAGATCGTCAAGGCGGTCGAGCGCTGCTCGGGCGGACTCTCGGGCGTAGACCCGATGCGTGTGGCCACTCGCACCATCTCTGGTCTGTCGGACGGCGCCACCACCACCGAACTCGACGAGCTGTCGATACGAACCGCCGCTGGGCTCATCGTCTCGGAGCCCAACTACTCGAAGCTGGCGGCACGCCTGCTGGCCACGTTCATCGACAAGGAAGTCCAGAACCAGAACGTCTACTCGTTCAGCCAGTCGATCGAGCTCGGTTACGAACAGGGCCTCATCGGCGAACCGATTCTGGAGTTCGTCCGTACCCACGCCCGCAAGCTCAACGACGCCATCGACCCCGACGGCAACAACCTCTTCGAGTTCTTCGGCCTGCGCACCGTCTACGACCGCTACCTGCTGCGCCACCCCGACCTGCGCTCGGTCATCGAGACGCCCCAGTACTTCTTCATGCGCGTGGCCTGCGGGCTGTCGACCTCTCCCGAAGACGCCATCGGGTTCTACGAGCTGATGTCGAGCCTGCAATACCTGCCATCCAGCCCCACCCTGTTCAACAGTGGAACCATCCACCCCCAGATGTCGTCTTGCTACCTGCTCGACAGCCCCCAAGACGACCTCATCTCGATCTACGACCGCTACACCGACGTCGCCAGGTTGTCCAAGCACGCCGGCGGCATCGGTCTGGCCTACCACCGGGTTCGCAGCCGCGGCTCGCTCATCAAGGGCACCAACGGGCTGTCGAACGGCATCATCCCGTGGCTCAAGACGCTCGACTCTTCGGTGGCAGCCGTCAACCAGGGCGGCAAGCGCAAGGGTGCTGCGTGCGTGTACCTCGAGACCTGGCACGCCGACATCGAGGACTTCCTCGAGCTTCGCGACAACACAGGTGACGAAGCCCGGCGCGCCCACAACCTGAACCTGGCCAACTGGGTACCCGACCTGTTCATGGAGCGGGTCGAAAAAGACTGGCAGTGGAGCCTGTTCGACCCCAAGAAGGTGCCCCACCTCACCGACCTGTACGGCGACGACTTCCGTCGGGCCTACGAGGAGGCCGAAGCGCAGGGCCTCTACGAGCGCCAGGTGCCCGCCCGCAACCTCTACAGCCGCATGATGCGCACCCTGGCCCAAACCGGCAACGGTTGGATGACCTTCAAGGACGCGTCCAACACCAAGTCCAACCAGACCGGCCAGCCGGGCAACGTGATCCACCTGTCCAACCTGTGCACCGAGATCCTCGAGGTCACCAGCGCAACCGAAACCGCCGTGTGCAACCTGGGCTCGGTCAACCTCGGCCGCCTGGTGCGCACCGCAGGCGACGGCAGCACCAGCTTCGATTTCGAGCGCCTGGGCGAGGTCGTGCGCACAGCGGTGCCGTACCTCGACCGTGTGGTCGACATCAACTTCTACCCGACAGACGAGGCCGCGGCCTCCAACTCGCGGTGGCGCCCGGTGGGCCTGGGCATCATGGGCCTGCAGGACGTGTTCTTCCAGATGGGTATGGCGTTCGATTCCGACGAGGCCCGCGCCCTGTCTACGCGCATCTCTGAGGAGATCTACTACTGGGCCCTGTCGGCCAGCTGTGACCTGGCCATGAAGAATGGCGCCCACGAGGCCTTTGCCGAGACCCGCGCCGCGCAGGGTGTCCTTCAGTTCGACCTGTGGGATGGCGCAACCGTGCACGACGGCGAACGCTGGGAGATGCTGAAGGACCGCATCCGTCAGCACGGGCTGCGCAACAGCCTCATGATCGCCATCGCTCCCACCGCGACCATCGCCTCCATCGCCGGTTGCTACGAGTGCATCGAGCCCCAGGTGTCCAACCTGTTCAAGCGCGAGACGCTGTCGGGCGAGTTCATCCAGATAAACCGCTATCTGGTGCGCGAGCTGCAGCGCCGTGGCCTGTGGGACGACGACATGGCCAATGCAGTGAAGCGGGCCGAGGGATCGATCCAGAACGTCGAGGGTATCCCCGAGGATCTGAAGACGATCTATCGCACCGCCTGGGAGATCCCCATGAGGTCGCTGATCGACATGGCGGCGGCCAGGGGTGCCTTCATCGACCAGAGCCAGTCGCTCAACCTGTTCATGGAGAGCCCGACCATCGGCAAGCTCAGCTCGATGTACGTGCACGCCTGGAAGTCGGGCCTGAAGACCACCTACTACCTGAGGTCCAGGCCCGCTACCCGCATCAACCAGACGACCTCGGGCGGTGGCACCCGTCCGACGTCTCCCGAGCCGGCGCCGAAGAAGACCTTCACCGACGCCGAGGCCCTTGCCTGCTCGCTCGAGAACCCCGAGAGCTGCGAAGCCTGCGACTGA
- a CDS encoding ribonucleotide-diphosphate reductase subunit beta encodes MALVEDHDFYEPNPRTGPIHSVPSDGSVDASHVGHAKHILDPGFNLTLRPMRYPVFYEMYKAAIKNTWTVEEIDFSDDLVDLHRKISPAERHLINRLVAFFATGDSIVANNLVLNLYQHVNAPEARMYLSRQLYEEALHVQFYLTLLDNYIPDIAEREQAFAAIDNIPSIAQKGDFLFKWMNSIEHLDQLRTREDRQNFLLNMICFAACIEGLFFYGAFAYVYFLRSKGLLNGLAAGTNWVFRDESAHMNFAFEVIETARTEEPELFDEGMEQAIRLMIEEAVDCEYAFAEDVLKEGVAGLSLRDMRTYLQFVADQRLVQLGLEPIFGSKNPFDFMELQDVQELSNFFERTVSAYQVGVSGEVSFDEDF; translated from the coding sequence ATGGCACTCGTCGAAGACCACGACTTCTACGAACCGAATCCCCGGACCGGCCCAATCCACTCGGTGCCCTCCGACGGCTCTGTCGACGCCAGCCACGTCGGCCATGCCAAGCACATCCTCGACCCTGGGTTCAACCTGACACTGCGCCCGATGCGCTACCCGGTCTTCTACGAGATGTACAAGGCGGCCATCAAGAACACCTGGACCGTCGAAGAGATCGACTTCTCCGACGATCTCGTAGACCTTCACCGCAAGATCAGCCCGGCCGAGCGGCACCTGATCAACCGGCTGGTGGCCTTCTTCGCCACCGGCGACTCGATCGTGGCCAACAACCTGGTGCTGAACCTCTACCAGCACGTCAATGCGCCCGAAGCGCGCATGTACCTGTCGCGTCAGCTCTATGAAGAGGCGCTGCACGTCCAGTTCTATCTGACGCTGCTCGACAACTACATCCCAGACATCGCCGAGCGCGAGCAGGCGTTCGCCGCCATCGACAACATCCCGTCGATCGCCCAAAAGGGCGACTTCTTGTTCAAGTGGATGAACTCGATCGAACACCTCGACCAGCTCCGCACCCGCGAAGACCGCCAGAACTTCCTGCTCAACATGATCTGCTTCGCGGCATGCATCGAGGGCCTGTTCTTCTATGGCGCATTTGCCTACGTGTACTTCCTTCGCAGCAAGGGCCTGCTCAACGGTCTCGCCGCTGGCACCAACTGGGTGTTTCGTGACGAGAGCGCCCACATGAACTTCGCGTTCGAGGTCATCGAGACGGCCCGCACCGAAGAGCCCGAGCTGTTCGACGAGGGTATGGAGCAGGCCATTCGCCTGATGATCGAAGAGGCGGTCGACTGCGAGTACGCGTTCGCCGAAGACGTCCTGAAAGAGGGCGTAGCCGGCCTGTCGCTTCGCGACATGCGCACCTACCTGCAGTTCGTGGCCGACCAGCGGCTGGTGCAGCTCGGCCTCGAACCCATCTTCGGGTCGAAGAACCCGTTCGATTTCATGGAGCTCCAGGACGTCCAGGAGCTGTCCAACTTCTTCGAGCGCACAGTCAGCGCCTACCAGGTTGGTGTGTCGGGCGAGGTTTCGTTCGACGAAGACTTCTAA
- a CDS encoding GNAT family protein yields MNHRLRPPDPTRAIIRPLDRSDFPVMARWRRDREMVRWWGPAADEDQLETEYGDQIDERFSADSGPARLWIYEVDGVAVGFGESYLIDDHPQWAQRLGVQSAIGVDYAIGSPHHRRAGHGSRLIHLLIAAGFDDHPTASRVVSVPKAANTASRRALERAGLSLLEVRPLEGEYPAEGDSAIYSMTRDAWNALT; encoded by the coding sequence TTGAACCACCGCCTCCGCCCGCCAGACCCGACGCGGGCGATAATCCGCCCGCTGGACCGCTCTGACTTTCCGGTGATGGCCCGCTGGCGCCGCGACCGCGAAATGGTCAGATGGTGGGGCCCCGCAGCCGACGAAGACCAACTCGAGACCGAATACGGCGACCAGATCGACGAGCGCTTCAGCGCCGACAGCGGCCCCGCACGGCTGTGGATCTACGAAGTCGACGGTGTCGCGGTCGGTTTCGGTGAGAGCTATCTGATCGACGATCACCCCCAGTGGGCTCAACGGCTGGGTGTGCAATCCGCTATCGGCGTCGACTACGCGATCGGTTCGCCACACCACCGAAGAGCCGGCCACGGCAGCCGTCTGATCCACCTGCTCATCGCGGCCGGCTTCGACGACCACCCGACCGCAAGCCGGGTGGTGTCGGTGCCCAAAGCGGCAAACACCGCTTCACGCCGAGCCCTCGAGCGAGCCGGGCTGAGCCTGCTGGAAGTGCGCCCCCTGGAGGGCGAATACCCCGCAGAAGGCGACAGCGCCATCTACTCGATGACCCGCGACGCCTGGAACGCCCTGACCTGA
- a CDS encoding class II aldolase/adducin family protein, protein MAMALEAFTTYPPIHYASKPPALPSDPEEARFVRKYEAAIGYRIFASMRWGQLGDGHISARDPILTDHFWMLGYGIPFHRATVDDLVLVSPDRQIVAGPTEGGVNHAGYNIHYPIFETKPWVVSAAHTHTPYGTPFSAEVRPFEPISQESCCFYGNQSIYMGEDLEVHSTDGGYRISEAMGTTRLCVLRNHGLLTGAESPAAAVGWFVVAERVAEVHIKAREAKPIGDIQAADVATRMGDPDLGWRMFQWLARDLVPDPSVVL, encoded by the coding sequence ATGGCCATGGCGCTCGAAGCATTCACGACGTATCCGCCCATTCACTACGCCTCGAAGCCGCCGGCACTGCCCAGCGACCCAGAAGAGGCGCGCTTCGTTCGCAAGTACGAGGCCGCCATCGGGTACCGCATCTTCGCCTCGATGCGCTGGGGTCAGCTCGGTGACGGTCACATCTCGGCCCGAGACCCGATCCTCACAGACCACTTCTGGATGCTCGGCTACGGAATCCCGTTCCACCGCGCAACCGTCGACGATCTGGTGCTGGTGTCACCCGACCGCCAGATCGTGGCCGGCCCCACCGAAGGTGGTGTCAACCACGCGGGCTACAACATCCACTACCCCATCTTCGAAACCAAACCATGGGTGGTGTCCGCGGCTCATACCCACACGCCCTACGGCACTCCCTTCAGCGCCGAGGTTCGGCCCTTCGAGCCGATCAGCCAGGAGTCGTGCTGTTTCTACGGCAACCAGTCGATCTATATGGGCGAAGACCTCGAGGTTCACTCGACCGATGGTGGCTACCGCATCTCCGAGGCGATGGGCACAACACGGCTATGCGTGCTGCGAAACCACGGGCTGTTGACCGGGGCCGAGTCACCGGCCGCGGCGGTTGGGTGGTTCGTGGTCGCCGAACGGGTCGCCGAGGTGCACATCAAGGCGCGTGAGGCCAAACCCATCGGCGACATACAGGCGGCAGATGTGGCCACCCGTATGGGCGACCCGGACCTTGGCTGGCGCATGTTCCAATGGCTGGCGCGCGACCTGGTGCCCGATCCGTCGGTGGTGCTTTGA
- a CDS encoding phosphoribosyltransferase family protein: MSSSDLLAEVLLGAMPKVDDHPDIAGLFRDPEILPLLGPALAHPLRDLGVEVVLGPEARGFALGTLVAAELGVGLVLARKAGTNHPGADIRAVSSSTWRGRSETFLLRSFDIEPGRRFAVVDDWITTGNSTRALRDAAVGLGGVYVGCSAIVNKATPATIAELGAHTVVDFDRL; this comes from the coding sequence ATGAGTTCGTCGGACCTGCTTGCAGAGGTGCTGCTCGGGGCAATGCCCAAGGTCGACGATCATCCCGACATCGCAGGGCTGTTCCGCGACCCCGAGATTCTCCCTTTGCTGGGCCCCGCGCTGGCCCATCCTCTGCGAGACCTCGGGGTCGAGGTCGTGTTGGGGCCAGAGGCGCGGGGGTTTGCACTGGGAACCCTGGTAGCCGCCGAGCTCGGAGTCGGCCTGGTGCTGGCCCGAAAGGCCGGCACCAATCACCCAGGCGCCGACATTCGGGCCGTGTCGTCCTCCACCTGGAGGGGCCGCAGCGAGACGTTTCTGCTGAGGTCGTTCGACATCGAGCCCGGTCGGCGATTTGCCGTGGTCGACGACTGGATCACCACCGGCAACTCCACCCGGGCCCTGCGCGACGCAGCCGTTGGGCTGGGTGGCGTCTACGTGGGCTGTTCTGCCATCGTCAACAAGGCCACCCCCGCCACCATCGCCGAGCTCGGCGCCCACACCGTCGTCGACTTCGACCGCCTTTGA
- a CDS encoding putative quinol monooxygenase produces MIIIAGTLSVNADDRDAVLEAAKAAMAGTSQEEGNIEYVMSPDVNDPSTIRLFEMWESAANLAGHMGTDHMKDFGRATKGMFTGRSIKMYEIGEIKDL; encoded by the coding sequence ATGATCATCATCGCAGGAACCCTCTCCGTCAACGCCGACGACCGCGACGCAGTGCTCGAGGCTGCCAAGGCCGCCATGGCGGGCACCAGCCAGGAAGAGGGCAACATCGAGTATGTGATGTCGCCAGACGTCAACGATCCGTCGACCATTCGCCTGTTCGAGATGTGGGAATCGGCCGCGAACCTGGCAGGCCACATGGGCACCGACCACATGAAGGATTTCGGTCGCGCCACCAAGGGCATGTTCACAGGTCGGTCGATCAAGATGTACGAAATCGGCGAGATCAAGGATCTGTAA
- the meaB gene encoding methylmalonyl Co-A mutase-associated GTPase MeaB, translating into MPATPPSSEELAAGVKAQDRAMLGRSITLVESTRPSDRQRAQDLLALLGSAEGTHRIGITGVPGVGKSTFIDELGTYLTGLGHRVAVLAVDPTSSRSGGSILGDKTRMARLSVDRQAFIRPSPTAGTLGGVARRTRESIVVVEAAGFDVVLVETVGVGQSETVVADMVDVFLVLMLPGAGDELQGIKKGILEIADIIAVNKADGDNAARARSAARDYMAAMRLLEPKSPNWNPTVVTCAGLTGLGVPELWQQLQLHRKKLTDAGEFVSKRSAQRVRWMWDAFRDELVDRALADQRVADLVPQLEAHVLAGDEPPGRAATRLLDTFLSR; encoded by the coding sequence ATGCCAGCCACGCCGCCGTCCAGCGAAGAGCTCGCCGCAGGGGTGAAGGCCCAGGATCGGGCGATGCTCGGTCGTAGCATCACCCTCGTCGAGTCGACTCGCCCATCCGACCGACAGCGTGCACAGGACCTCCTCGCCCTTCTGGGGTCGGCCGAGGGGACCCACCGCATCGGCATCACCGGCGTACCAGGGGTGGGCAAATCGACGTTCATCGACGAACTCGGCACCTATCTCACCGGCCTGGGCCACCGCGTTGCCGTGCTGGCGGTCGACCCCACCAGCAGTCGCAGCGGGGGCTCGATCCTGGGCGACAAGACCCGCATGGCACGGCTGTCTGTGGATCGGCAGGCCTTCATTCGCCCCAGCCCCACTGCCGGGACCCTGGGCGGTGTGGCTCGCCGCACCCGAGAGTCGATCGTGGTCGTCGAGGCGGCCGGCTTCGACGTGGTCCTGGTCGAAACCGTCGGCGTGGGCCAAAGCGAGACGGTCGTAGCCGACATGGTCGATGTGTTCCTGGTGTTGATGCTTCCGGGCGCTGGCGACGAACTGCAGGGAATCAAGAAGGGCATACTCGAGATTGCAGACATCATCGCCGTGAACAAGGCCGACGGCGACAACGCCGCACGGGCCCGATCGGCGGCGCGCGACTACATGGCCGCCATGCGCCTGCTCGAGCCCAAGTCGCCGAACTGGAACCCCACCGTGGTGACATGCGCCGGTCTGACCGGGCTGGGTGTGCCAGAGCTGTGGCAGCAACTTCAGCTGCACCGCAAGAAGCTCACCGACGCCGGCGAGTTCGTCTCGAAGCGCAGCGCTCAGCGCGTCAGGTGGATGTGGGACGCATTTCGAGACGAGCTGGTCGACCGGGCCCTGGCCGACCAGCGGGTGGCCGACCTGGTGCCGCAACTGGAGGCTCATGTTCTGGCCGGCGACGAGCCTCCTGGCCGAGCAGCGACGCGGCTGCTCGACACGTTCCTGTCCCGCTGA